One part of the Saprospiraceae bacterium genome encodes these proteins:
- the kdpF gene encoding K(+)-transporting ATPase subunit F, giving the protein MLALFIVAIGVFAYMCYVLLKPEKF; this is encoded by the coding sequence ATGTTAGCATTATTTATTGTCGCAATCGGAGTATTCGCATACATGTGTTATGTTTTGCTAAAACCCGAAAAATTTTAA
- a CDS encoding sigma-54-dependent Fis family transcriptional regulator, giving the protein MKTVLIIDDEVKLRNLLSRIISLEGFEVIEAGDCKTALKKLEQYEINTILCDVKLPDGNGVELSKSIKSKYPTSEIILLTANGNISDGVQAIKNGAFDYITKGDDNNKIIPLLYRAFEKVELTQRVQQLEKQLGAKQSFESILGKSKSILNAIELAKKVAQTDATVLLTGETGTGKEIFAQAIHQASLRRHHNFVAINCSAFSKELLESEMFGHKAGAFTGAIKDHKGLFEEANNGSIFLDEIGEMPLILQAKLLRVLESGEFIKVGESKTTKVNIRIIAATNRDLLKEMEGGNFREDLFYRISAFQIKLPPLRERIIDIEVLTNFFIARYASKTSKKISNISSEFREALKLHFWPGNIRELKNVIERSLILLDNEQLKIENLPPEFQESFNLNNKAGKKQLSAFELASAEKLHIQKVLNYTNGNKTKAAELLGIALTTLYRKLDEYKLG; this is encoded by the coding sequence AAGTGATAGAGGCTGGAGACTGCAAAACGGCATTGAAAAAATTAGAACAATATGAAATTAATACTATTCTTTGTGATGTTAAGTTGCCCGATGGAAATGGTGTTGAATTATCTAAATCAATTAAATCTAAATATCCAACTTCTGAAATTATTCTTTTGACTGCAAATGGTAACATATCAGATGGTGTACAAGCAATAAAAAATGGTGCATTTGATTATATTACCAAAGGTGATGATAATAATAAAATTATCCCTTTACTTTATCGTGCATTTGAAAAAGTAGAGCTAACACAACGTGTTCAACAATTAGAAAAACAATTGGGAGCCAAACAATCTTTTGAAAGTATTCTTGGCAAATCTAAATCCATTTTAAATGCTATAGAACTCGCCAAAAAAGTGGCTCAAACAGATGCAACTGTTTTATTAACGGGTGAAACTGGCACAGGTAAAGAAATTTTTGCACAAGCAATTCATCAAGCCAGTCTTCGAAGACATCATAATTTTGTCGCTATTAACTGTTCGGCATTTAGTAAAGAATTATTAGAAAGCGAAATGTTTGGACATAAAGCAGGTGCATTCACAGGTGCTATAAAAGATCATAAAGGACTTTTTGAAGAAGCAAATAATGGGAGTATTTTTCTTGATGAAATAGGAGAAATGCCACTCATACTTCAAGCGAAGCTATTGAGAGTTCTCGAATCTGGTGAATTCATTAAGGTTGGGGAAAGTAAAACTACGAAGGTAAATATTCGAATTATTGCTGCGACCAACCGCGATCTTTTGAAAGAAATGGAAGGCGGTAATTTTAGAGAAGACTTATTTTATCGAATCTCAGCGTTTCAAATAAAATTACCCCCTTTAAGAGAGCGCATTATTGATATAGAAGTTTTAACAAATTTTTTTATCGCACGATATGCTTCCAAAACTTCCAAAAAAATTAGTAATATTTCTTCTGAATTTAGAGAAGCTCTTAAACTTCATTTCTGGCCTGGGAATATACGCGAATTAAAAAATGTTATTGAACGAAGTCTTATTCTCCTTGACAATGAACAACTCAAAATAGAGAATTTGCCACCTGAATTTCAAGAATCATTCAATCTAAATAATAAAGCTGGTAAAAAACAGCTATCTGCTTTTGAATTGGCTAGCGCTGAAAAACTTCATATCCAAAAAGTACTAAACTATACAAATGGAAACAAAACAAAAGCAGCTGAACTACTCGGGATTGCTTTAACGACTCTCTATCGCAAATTAGACGAATACAAATTGGGATAA